The proteins below come from a single Roseiflexus sp. RS-1 genomic window:
- a CDS encoding WXG100 family type VII secretion target gives MSQIKADTDALRATIAAMRQGSSAIENALQQAAQAMATLQNSRWSGNHRQQAEEVWTRLQAQFAPTIEALNQIAARTERFTNALEEAGRVFGDGTAHLPPPHTHPSDGATAPSKGTETPAPPPPNTTPPPPPPNRSAILNQKVRLNNGAEVLVAHLDGRTPVAGMDSIYGKPGQLPLNAVITSTPENRDPDLYAAVIHQFGVEGNPRYAPDQYTYCNTFAGDVVRAMGAPLPTKSDLGISKGDRATVGTQALYRWLTTNAGAQGWREVNPNTPEGLRLLQEHVNAGKPALAADEGHVAVIRPGQQANSVADLRIAQAGARNLNNVRLGDAGLGSAFRPRYFIHA, from the coding sequence ATGAGCCAGATCAAAGCCGACACTGATGCGTTACGCGCAACTATTGCCGCGATGCGGCAGGGAAGCAGCGCCATCGAGAATGCCCTCCAGCAGGCGGCGCAGGCGATGGCGACGCTCCAGAACAGTCGCTGGTCCGGCAATCACCGGCAGCAGGCGGAAGAGGTGTGGACGCGCCTGCAGGCGCAGTTTGCGCCCACGATCGAGGCGCTGAACCAGATTGCAGCCCGCACCGAGCGCTTCACCAACGCGCTCGAAGAGGCTGGGCGGGTGTTTGGGGATGGAACGGCGCACCTTCCTCCTCCCCACACACATCCATCTGACGGAGCTACTGCACCATCAAAGGGAACCGAGACCCCTGCGCCCCCGCCACCAAACACAACGCCGCCGCCGCCTCCGCCCAACCGGTCAGCGATACTGAACCAGAAGGTGCGCTTGAATAACGGCGCCGAAGTTCTGGTTGCACACCTCGACGGGCGAACACCGGTGGCTGGCATGGATAGCATCTACGGTAAACCTGGACAACTGCCGTTGAACGCAGTGATTACCAGCACGCCGGAAAATCGCGATCCAGACCTCTATGCTGCCGTTATCCACCAGTTTGGCGTAGAAGGCAACCCGCGCTATGCTCCCGACCAGTATACGTACTGTAACACGTTCGCAGGAGATGTCGTGCGGGCAATGGGAGCGCCGCTGCCAACCAAATCAGACCTGGGCATAAGCAAGGGTGACCGCGCGACGGTGGGCACGCAGGCGTTGTACCGCTGGTTAACAACCAACGCAGGCGCCCAGGGATGGCGCGAAGTGAATCCGAACACGCCTGAAGGACTCCGACTATTGCAGGAACATGTCAACGCCGGTAAACCGGCGCTTGCAGCGGATGAAGGTCACGTAGCCGTTATCAGACCCGGGCAACAGGCCAATTCGGTTGCAGATTTGCGCATTGCCCAGGCAGGAGCGCGAAATCTGAATAATGTCCGACTGGGTGATGCCGGGTTGGGTAGCGCATTCAGACCGCGCTACTTCATTCACGCATAG
- a CDS encoding FtsK/SpoIIIE domain-containing protein, producing the protein MTVTETNPTEAPAIDAPESFNRPPRILRRLPTDEIEIPAPPGAPTLSLPARLGFILLPAITGIFYLIALIARGGQGGSIWLSLPIVLISFASVAMGIWTYISQRRAQEQARQEYENAYAETLERVRSHLRFLDAEQRNVREANDPEPTTLVQIVEGDGDLPEPRLWERRSNDEDFLRLRIGRGDLPTSVTIKPPRANQFQYTPELRRALDLAREFAMVRDVPITLALRQCGSIGIAGNDAAVVQFVYAFIWQIVVHHSPDEVRLAAFWSAHFDTTWSWLRWLPHTRAFDEESYRLLARYDGDPDHFTQVVESLLRELRQRIEYGVTNRPHVVIVLDSYPTFGAQHDVFLDLMRRGRSLGFSVLFLVSESRQTPGECGGYIELTPRTLLALAGAEGGYTPFSPDSVTRAESERLARTLARIADVSLDQQRELPRNVRFSTILDLGEVKTYDPEQFWKDPSDSWHPAPVGMTGPDAHHDRFAINLNEGFHGVHGIVAGTTGSGKSEFLLTFLMSLAVLHSPDRLNLMLIDFKGGATFKDLEGLPHTVGMVTDLAGYEAERALIAINSELDRRKQRLQRANVANIREYRRRMARNPSLAPLPNLMIVIDEFDEMVRDYPEFVPELIRVAKQGRSLGVHLLFATQQPSQVKEGLLRNLTYWIALRVTSTEDSKTMVTIPDAAYLTTETPGRGYFRVNKQIVAFQSARVTVPYQPFERSDSFGEVDVTGRRKVISAHELGIERFVNDVLRLCEQYRAEPRALEIITPQAAYRYTSAVARRELPAPVNPGEPQAIIRQALQRYFEQTDEDATEAGRRVIRDMVAQLEGKRDVETELALIVEAMARARGPQYASAKYRVWMPPLPDAIPLVDLLDRAPLAPDAWMQAPIGLLDYPTRAEQLPLVLDLAGKHGNLLIVGGSRSGKTVLVRTLMLALAMTHSPADLWMYTIDAGGRGCGMALPPVADGDASDRVLPHLADMLTPQDSVRIERLLVELESAIEDRRSLLRTHGVDTLGEYRRLHQRNPSLPPPPPGILVVIDNLADLVGAQPETTIEALMALIREARPFGIVFVVTAGLAKDVSRWQGLFETRIVLRVNDENDSDTLLGKKVAARIRADQPGRAFLRTGEGAVELHVALPILRDLRRREGRGADDALLSGDMQGELEYSLRIAARRNRFTPEHARPHPLRLLPPRIDLRDLLDEVPAPGIPFARDSLTLRPVTLDFDSGMSHLLIAGGPDSGKSETLRTILTALMLRSTPDETQFVLVDYRRRTFQEILETPFVPAWSIQVPHDPVPLPSSFANTRHDQRDINLAVTEGELAGLCMRLRERLNERVYLGVSRPRLILAVNDLDLMIGREQEYLAQLASLAMRGSDIGFHVILTATDFSSWQSSNQLIKAIRTERCGLFLGKPAEPGSDTPNIAGVGVRWSKTLAKAQFPPGRGLALLRGQQMLVQVAYTGSAMLDEIRQRYRTTAQIDGQNGALDADIGQVAPEHSADAEQNATDIGQVAPERGADAEQNAADIGQVAPEHSADAEQNGSDRDTAPVAVNVSANPVHETTGGRND; encoded by the coding sequence ATGACAGTGACTGAGACCAATCCGACCGAAGCGCCAGCAATCGATGCGCCGGAGTCGTTCAACCGACCGCCGCGTATCCTGCGCAGGTTGCCGACCGATGAGATCGAGATTCCGGCGCCGCCCGGCGCTCCAACACTGTCGTTGCCGGCGCGCCTTGGGTTCATCCTGCTTCCGGCGATAACCGGCATCTTCTACCTGATCGCTCTGATTGCGCGTGGCGGTCAGGGAGGGAGCATCTGGCTGTCGTTGCCGATCGTGCTCATTTCATTCGCCAGCGTTGCGATGGGAATCTGGACCTATATCTCGCAACGTCGCGCTCAGGAGCAGGCTCGCCAGGAGTACGAGAATGCCTATGCCGAAACGCTTGAACGGGTTCGCTCCCATCTCCGTTTCCTTGATGCAGAACAGCGCAACGTGCGCGAGGCGAATGACCCTGAACCGACCACACTGGTGCAGATTGTTGAGGGTGATGGCGACCTGCCTGAACCGCGTCTCTGGGAACGACGCTCAAACGACGAGGACTTTCTTCGCCTGCGCATCGGGCGCGGCGATCTGCCCACCAGCGTCACTATCAAGCCGCCACGCGCCAATCAGTTCCAGTATACGCCGGAACTGCGGCGGGCGCTTGACCTGGCGCGCGAGTTCGCCATGGTGCGCGATGTTCCGATAACGCTTGCGCTCCGCCAGTGCGGTTCGATCGGCATTGCCGGCAATGACGCTGCTGTCGTCCAGTTTGTCTATGCGTTTATATGGCAGATCGTCGTTCATCATTCGCCGGACGAGGTGCGCCTGGCGGCGTTCTGGTCAGCACATTTCGATACAACATGGTCATGGTTGCGATGGCTTCCGCATACGCGCGCCTTTGACGAAGAATCGTACCGTTTACTTGCGCGCTATGACGGCGATCCCGATCACTTCACCCAGGTTGTTGAAAGTCTCCTGCGCGAACTGCGTCAGCGGATCGAGTATGGCGTCACCAATCGTCCGCATGTTGTCATCGTGCTCGACAGTTATCCGACATTCGGCGCGCAGCACGACGTCTTTCTCGATCTGATGAGACGCGGGCGCTCGCTGGGCTTCAGCGTGCTGTTTCTTGTTTCCGAATCGCGGCAGACGCCGGGCGAGTGCGGCGGCTACATCGAACTGACGCCACGCACGTTGCTTGCCCTGGCGGGCGCCGAAGGAGGATACACCCCATTTTCTCCCGACAGCGTCACGCGCGCTGAGAGCGAACGCCTGGCGCGCACCCTGGCGCGCATCGCAGATGTCTCCCTCGACCAGCAGCGTGAACTGCCGCGCAATGTGCGTTTCTCGACCATCCTGGACCTGGGAGAAGTCAAGACCTACGATCCAGAACAGTTCTGGAAAGACCCTTCCGATAGCTGGCATCCGGCGCCTGTTGGTATGACGGGACCCGACGCTCACCATGATCGCTTTGCGATCAATCTCAACGAAGGTTTTCATGGCGTCCATGGCATCGTCGCCGGAACCACCGGTTCGGGCAAGAGCGAATTTCTGCTTACCTTCCTGATGTCGCTGGCAGTGCTCCACAGCCCGGATCGCCTGAACCTCATGCTGATCGACTTCAAAGGCGGCGCAACGTTCAAAGACCTGGAAGGTCTGCCGCATACGGTCGGTATGGTGACCGATCTGGCAGGGTACGAGGCGGAACGGGCGCTGATTGCGATCAACAGCGAACTCGACCGGCGCAAACAGCGATTGCAGCGCGCCAATGTCGCCAATATCCGCGAATATCGCCGCAGGATGGCGCGCAATCCATCCCTTGCGCCGTTGCCGAACCTGATGATCGTGATCGATGAATTCGATGAAATGGTGCGCGACTACCCGGAATTCGTCCCCGAACTGATCCGGGTCGCCAAACAGGGGCGCAGCCTTGGCGTGCATCTGCTCTTTGCCACTCAGCAGCCATCACAGGTCAAAGAAGGGTTGCTCCGCAACCTGACCTACTGGATAGCCCTCCGGGTTACCTCGACCGAGGACAGCAAGACGATGGTCACCATCCCCGACGCGGCATATCTGACGACCGAAACGCCGGGACGCGGCTACTTCCGGGTGAACAAACAGATCGTCGCCTTTCAATCGGCGCGTGTGACTGTGCCCTACCAGCCATTTGAACGGAGCGACTCATTCGGCGAGGTCGATGTGACCGGTCGGCGAAAGGTGATCAGCGCCCACGAACTGGGCATCGAGCGTTTTGTGAATGATGTGCTTCGCCTGTGTGAACAGTATCGCGCTGAACCACGCGCGCTGGAGATCATCACGCCGCAGGCGGCGTACCGGTACACTTCAGCAGTCGCGCGCCGCGAACTGCCCGCACCGGTCAACCCCGGCGAGCCGCAGGCGATCATCCGTCAGGCGTTGCAACGCTACTTCGAGCAAACCGACGAAGACGCAACCGAAGCCGGCAGGCGGGTTATCCGCGATATGGTTGCGCAACTCGAAGGCAAGCGCGACGTCGAGACCGAACTGGCGCTGATTGTGGAAGCCATGGCGCGGGCGCGCGGACCGCAGTACGCCTCCGCAAAGTATCGGGTGTGGATGCCGCCGTTGCCCGATGCCATCCCGCTGGTCGATCTGCTCGACAGAGCGCCGCTCGCCCCCGACGCCTGGATGCAGGCGCCGATAGGGTTGCTCGACTACCCGACACGCGCTGAGCAACTCCCGCTGGTTCTCGACCTGGCAGGCAAACACGGCAATCTGCTGATCGTCGGCGGATCGCGGTCGGGCAAAACCGTGCTGGTGCGCACCCTCATGCTGGCGCTCGCTATGACGCACTCGCCTGCAGACCTGTGGATGTACACGATTGATGCCGGTGGTCGGGGGTGCGGCATGGCGCTGCCGCCTGTTGCCGATGGCGACGCGAGCGACAGGGTGCTGCCGCATCTGGCGGACATGCTGACACCGCAGGACAGCGTGCGCATCGAACGATTGCTGGTCGAACTCGAATCAGCCATTGAAGACCGCCGCAGCCTGCTGCGCACCCACGGCGTCGATACCCTCGGCGAGTACCGGCGCCTGCATCAGCGCAACCCATCGTTGCCGCCGCCACCGCCGGGCATCCTGGTGGTGATTGACAACCTGGCCGATCTGGTCGGCGCACAACCGGAAACAACCATAGAAGCGCTCATGGCGCTGATCCGCGAAGCGCGCCCGTTTGGCATCGTCTTCGTGGTAACGGCTGGCCTGGCAAAGGATGTGAGCCGCTGGCAGGGGTTGTTCGAGACGCGCATTGTGTTGCGAGTCAATGATGAAAACGACTCGGACACGCTGCTCGGCAAAAAGGTGGCCGCCCGCATCCGCGCCGATCAACCGGGGCGCGCCTTCCTGCGCACCGGCGAAGGAGCGGTGGAACTGCACGTTGCGTTGCCGATCCTGCGCGATCTGCGGCGCCGTGAAGGGCGCGGCGCCGACGATGCGCTGCTGTCCGGCGATATGCAGGGTGAACTCGAATACTCGCTGCGGATCGCTGCGCGCCGCAATCGGTTCACCCCCGAACATGCCCGCCCGCATCCGCTGCGCCTGCTGCCGCCACGGATCGACCTGCGCGACCTGCTGGATGAAGTTCCGGCGCCTGGCATCCCCTTTGCGCGCGATAGCCTGACGCTGCGCCCGGTGACGCTCGACTTCGACAGCGGTATGAGCCATCTGCTGATCGCCGGTGGTCCGGATAGCGGCAAATCAGAGACGTTGCGCACCATTCTTACCGCGCTGATGCTGCGTTCCACGCCGGACGAGACGCAGTTCGTGCTGGTTGACTACCGCCGCCGCACGTTCCAGGAGATACTGGAAACACCTTTCGTGCCTGCCTGGTCGATCCAGGTTCCTCACGATCCCGTCCCGCTGCCATCGTCGTTTGCAAATACCAGACATGACCAGCGTGACATCAACCTTGCCGTCACCGAAGGCGAACTGGCAGGGCTATGCATGAGACTGCGCGAGCGGTTGAATGAGCGGGTGTACCTGGGAGTATCCAGACCTCGATTGATTCTGGCGGTCAACGACCTCGACCTGATGATCGGCAGAGAACAGGAGTATCTGGCGCAACTGGCGTCGCTGGCGATGCGTGGCAGCGATATTGGCTTCCACGTCATTCTTACGGCAACCGATTTTTCATCGTGGCAGAGCAGCAATCAACTCATTAAAGCCATCCGCACGGAACGCTGCGGTCTCTTCCTGGGCAAACCGGCTGAACCCGGCAGTGACACGCCAAACATTGCAGGCGTCGGCGTCCGGTGGTCGAAAACGCTGGCGAAAGCGCAATTTCCGCCAGGACGGGGGCTGGCGCTGCTGCGCGGTCAGCAGATGCTGGTACAGGTCGCCTATACCGGTTCCGCAATGCTCGACGAGATCCGGCAGCGTTACCGGACAACAGCGCAGATCGACGGGCAGAACGGCGCTCTCGACGCCGACATCGGGCAGGTCGCCCCGGAGCACAGCGCCGATGCGGAGCAGAACGCCACTGACATCGGGCAGGTCGCCCCGGAGCGCGGCGCCGATGCGGAGCAGAACGCCGCTGACATCGGGCAGGTCGCCCCGGAGCACAGCGCCGATGCGGAGCAGAACGGCTCTGACCGCGACACAGCACCTGTTGCCGTCAATGTATCGGCAAACCCGGTCCACGAGACAACCGGAGGTCGCAATGACTGA
- a CDS encoding vWA domain-containing protein, which produces MKRIGIITTLLVALLLVAPAHAQSPACQGLEVHAAQLTFPTVAIQFSVCDAQWNRITTLDRSAVRIIEDGTPITSFTLESQTAHDGQPVQTVPLVNGGTFTLVTTGASIGIVFDASQLLNGTGAGAGDHLGAARAAIEAFLLEPGDPPPPRTRSPGNMERVALFIPADQPAQALQPDGLPGFTQDRYAVINTLRQNLPVRQGKTSLNAAIQAAIDATARDAQENGGKAVVLVVSDGGDALTGDSFNSLISQASQKQVKIVAFGIGTDKALQNNGFRLKQLAEATGGIYLERPDANSVGSAFQLVVQSQPAAIYTVRYDTRIIDDGKSHTVVLEVVTPSGTLSYPFPLTANVPSPNITLAPLGDVLLRQYFMFAIPIAVMLSLVLTLMSGVIFWVGSASSGITRGKTRH; this is translated from the coding sequence ATGAAGCGGATCGGTATCATCACAACCCTTCTCGTTGCCCTGCTCCTGGTTGCTCCGGCACACGCGCAAAGTCCCGCCTGCCAGGGGTTAGAGGTTCATGCTGCGCAACTCACGTTTCCAACCGTCGCCATTCAGTTCAGCGTCTGTGACGCACAATGGAACCGGATCACCACGCTGGACAGGAGCGCCGTCCGCATCATTGAAGACGGAACTCCGATCACCAGTTTCACCCTGGAATCGCAGACAGCGCACGACGGACAACCGGTTCAAACCGTGCCCCTGGTGAACGGTGGCACATTCACGCTGGTGACGACCGGCGCGAGTATCGGGATTGTGTTCGACGCTTCGCAACTGCTCAACGGCACTGGCGCCGGTGCAGGCGATCATCTCGGCGCGGCACGCGCCGCTATCGAAGCGTTTCTCCTTGAGCCAGGCGATCCGCCGCCGCCGCGCACCCGATCGCCGGGCAATATGGAGCGCGTCGCGCTCTTCATTCCGGCGGATCAGCCGGCGCAGGCGTTGCAGCCAGACGGGTTGCCGGGATTCACCCAGGATCGGTATGCGGTGATCAATACCCTGCGTCAGAACCTGCCGGTCCGTCAGGGGAAAACCAGCCTGAATGCCGCCATTCAGGCCGCCATCGACGCCACTGCTCGCGATGCGCAGGAAAACGGCGGCAAAGCAGTGGTGCTGGTGGTGAGTGACGGTGGCGACGCGCTAACCGGCGACTCGTTCAATAGTTTGATCAGCCAGGCGTCGCAAAAACAGGTGAAGATTGTGGCGTTCGGCATCGGAACGGATAAAGCGCTGCAGAATAACGGGTTTCGGCTGAAACAACTCGCCGAAGCGACCGGTGGCATCTATCTTGAACGACCGGATGCGAACAGCGTCGGCAGCGCTTTCCAGCTCGTGGTGCAATCACAACCGGCTGCGATCTATACCGTGCGCTACGATACCCGGATCATCGACGATGGAAAATCGCACACAGTAGTTCTAGAAGTGGTTACTCCTTCTGGAACGCTGAGCTATCCGTTTCCGCTCACCGCCAATGTGCCGTCACCCAATATCACGCTCGCGCCGTTGGGAGACGTGCTGCTGCGGCAGTATTTCATGTTCGCCATTCCAATCGCCGTCATGCTCTCACTGGTTCTGACCCTGATGAGCGGCGTCATTTTCTGGGTAGGCAGCGCTTCGTCCGGCATAACACGCGGAAAGACACGACACTGA
- a CDS encoding serine/threonine protein kinase: MPEIPIPSRLGNFEILDLIGVGLSGEVYKARYHDGTMVALKVLAMRHHKNPTVFGYFTNEQLLLREVAQHRRHPHIVEYLTSNLNRPPYYLATRLVEGARGLDAMLGDRPLMPASGKPQLASFVVRVVSQIASALDYLHAGHPTYSPIIHRDVKPSNILIDSNGNAVLIDFSIASHPHYALVDEKNLGTPGYMAPEQYEGREVPASDQFALAVIALHMLTGRRPLPNSATSSLKQIERWRDTKHEEIVRLLGNRTHTADVLRRALAYDPAARYESCEIFADQLRRALVQDGENVYAQPERIRGQSPMPHSTRHVAFSPFILGWIGMGIVVAIALLMLILAVAAPASGEQAVPTAPVVSAATATLAAVTAKPTSSQATPVPAIQSILVPAGAAGAAGSVTIINREPLRAQPSTESNILAWMPDGAQASRTGNEQRNGSLVWYEVQYDGKIGWCRNISCKP; this comes from the coding sequence ATGCCCGAAATCCCAATTCCGTCGCGGCTGGGCAATTTTGAGATACTCGACCTGATTGGCGTCGGACTGAGCGGCGAGGTCTACAAGGCGCGCTACCACGATGGCACGATGGTGGCGCTCAAGGTGCTTGCCATGCGACATCACAAAAACCCGACGGTGTTCGGATACTTCACCAATGAACAACTGTTGCTCCGCGAGGTGGCACAGCACCGACGTCACCCGCACATCGTCGAATATCTCACCAGCAATCTCAACCGACCACCGTACTACCTGGCGACGCGCCTGGTGGAAGGCGCGCGCGGGTTGGACGCTATGCTCGGCGACCGACCATTGATGCCCGCAAGCGGCAAGCCGCAACTGGCTTCCTTTGTGGTGCGCGTTGTTTCCCAGATCGCCAGCGCGCTCGATTACCTGCACGCCGGTCATCCGACCTACAGCCCGATCATCCATCGCGACGTCAAGCCGTCGAATATCCTGATCGACTCAAATGGCAACGCAGTGCTGATCGACTTCAGCATTGCCAGCCACCCGCACTATGCGCTGGTCGATGAAAAAAATCTGGGAACTCCCGGCTACATGGCGCCGGAGCAGTACGAAGGTCGGGAAGTGCCAGCATCGGATCAGTTCGCGCTGGCGGTCATTGCACTCCATATGCTGACCGGTCGCCGCCCATTACCCAACAGCGCCACCTCGTCGCTCAAACAGATCGAACGCTGGCGGGACACAAAGCATGAGGAGATCGTTCGTCTGCTGGGAAACCGCACCCATACCGCCGATGTGCTTCGTCGCGCGCTGGCATACGATCCGGCGGCGCGCTACGAAAGTTGTGAGATTTTCGCCGACCAGTTGCGCCGCGCGCTGGTGCAGGACGGCGAGAATGTATATGCACAACCAGAGCGCATAAGAGGTCAATCTCCCATGCCGCATTCGACCAGACACGTTGCGTTCTCGCCGTTCATTCTTGGCTGGATCGGCATGGGTATCGTCGTGGCGATTGCGCTGCTGATGCTGATCCTGGCAGTGGCCGCGCCAGCAAGCGGCGAACAGGCCGTCCCTACAGCACCCGTCGTGTCAGCGGCAACCGCAACCCTGGCGGCAGTGACAGCAAAGCCGACATCCTCCCAGGCAACGCCTGTACCTGCAATTCAGAGCATCCTCGTTCCGGCGGGGGCGGCAGGGGCAGCGGGATCGGTCACAATCATCAACCGCGAACCGCTCCGTGCTCAACCATCAACCGAAAGCAACATCCTGGCATGGATGCCGGACGGGGCGCAGGCCAGTCGAACCGGCAACGAACAGCGGAACGGCTCACTGGTATGGTACGAAGTGCAGTACGACGGCAAGATCGGCTGGTGTCGCAACATCTCCTGCAAACCGTAG
- a CDS encoding FHA domain-containing protein yields MTEYELWRYFEQYAQMSNAWWYSVAVLPATIISACAYFLMWLALRRTRQLPKMFLWLCVGSIPVILILPSFYVSINLTDALARVGFVAPANEQQMSRAVALQIGAYLSQIATLGIIGASLAVVILIAAILIGGYAPQQIMQTVQSLSQSFSKAMTRAFGPPRTARVAASSKYGIIKVMRAGAQQGAQFGVTNGAIIGKSDATMVITDDIVSRRHARFEIRNDSVFLIDMNSTNGTYVRRNQRDEELNGDPFELRHGDIIYLGSPSEPESVELRYERTLSGGQS; encoded by the coding sequence ATGACTGAGTACGAACTGTGGCGCTACTTCGAGCAGTATGCTCAAATGAGCAATGCGTGGTGGTATTCGGTTGCCGTACTGCCGGCGACGATCATTTCCGCATGCGCCTACTTCCTGATGTGGCTGGCGCTGCGACGAACCAGGCAGTTGCCCAAGATGTTTCTCTGGCTCTGCGTTGGCAGCATTCCGGTGATCCTGATCCTGCCATCGTTCTATGTCAGCATCAATCTGACCGACGCTCTGGCGCGTGTCGGGTTTGTCGCTCCGGCGAACGAGCAGCAGATGAGCCGCGCTGTAGCGCTCCAGATCGGCGCGTACCTGAGTCAGATCGCCACCCTCGGCATCATCGGGGCATCGCTGGCAGTTGTCATTCTCATCGCAGCCATTCTGATCGGCGGCTATGCACCGCAGCAGATTATGCAAACCGTCCAGTCACTGTCACAGAGTTTCTCTAAGGCAATGACGCGCGCCTTCGGACCGCCGCGGACAGCGCGGGTCGCCGCCAGCTCGAAGTACGGCATCATCAAGGTCATGCGCGCTGGTGCGCAACAGGGCGCGCAGTTCGGCGTGACCAACGGCGCAATCATCGGCAAGAGCGACGCGACAATGGTCATTACTGACGATATCGTGTCACGCCGTCACGCGCGTTTTGAAATCCGTAACGACTCGGTCTTTTTGATCGATATGAACAGCACAAATGGAACCTATGTCCGGCGCAACCAGCGCGACGAGGAACTCAACGGCGATCCGTTTGAATTGCGCCATGGCGACATCATTTATCTCGGCTCGCCCTCAGAACCGGAATCGGTTGAGTTGCGGTATGAGCGCACCCTATCAGGAGGACAGTCATGA
- a CDS encoding protein phosphatase 2C domain-containing protein — MGTSTASFDIDARTDRGRQRSNNQDSIGRADRWKNRDGQPIERSLRERYGRLYIVADGVGGNADGADASRMVVDEVMQAFYYDTRLPEEPVERLRAAIEFVTSVIHAEAHRRHNNMASTIVAALIHDSTLTIANVGDSPALLCRPGQTPKLLTKAHVRREADGGTSLAQAMGDQQVVPSIFSMPLEEGDAVVLCSDGLTDLVQPDEIAGIVSTRMAGDATRTLIALANRRGGHDNISAIVVRNAPPPKGVAPFAGRRVLMAVAALGVAGLLGVALLALPLLNAAPILPQGSSQQSGTSFSTPLFGSGSHTTIPGGLPTSTLGALPTPTDTPVPPTATRRPPTARPTAQPSPVSSTPVLSTSEIVVPTSTPTPDDRTIMPDLIRKPLQEAENILKTLGVQYITEVVPGSDDIPPGHIVATDPPAEAKIVPGNPIKIKVRQNPTPPPANNPPPPVNNPPPANNPPPANNPPPPANDPLPATPTPQMSGPVVPTAPPTPEPTATPLPTSTSESGGSGGSGGSGGGSGGSGGGSGGSGGGSGGSGGGSDGSGGGSGGSGGGSGGSGSGSDGSGGGSGGSGGSGGTNP; from the coding sequence ATGGGCACGAGCACCGCCAGTTTCGATATTGATGCGCGCACCGACCGCGGGCGCCAGCGCTCGAACAATCAGGATAGCATCGGGCGCGCCGATCGATGGAAAAACCGCGATGGTCAACCGATCGAGCGCAGTCTGAGAGAACGGTACGGACGCCTCTACATCGTCGCCGATGGCGTCGGCGGCAATGCCGACGGCGCGGACGCCAGCCGTATGGTTGTCGATGAGGTTATGCAGGCATTTTACTACGACACCCGACTGCCCGAAGAACCGGTCGAACGTCTGCGCGCCGCCATCGAGTTCGTCACGAGCGTTATTCACGCTGAAGCGCACCGGCGCCATAACAACATGGCATCGACAATCGTCGCTGCGCTCATCCATGACAGCACACTGACCATCGCAAATGTGGGTGACAGTCCGGCGTTGCTCTGCCGTCCGGGACAGACGCCTAAACTGCTCACCAAGGCGCATGTGCGTCGTGAAGCCGATGGCGGCACATCGCTGGCGCAGGCGATGGGTGATCAGCAGGTCGTTCCATCGATCTTCTCCATGCCGCTGGAGGAAGGCGACGCGGTGGTGCTCTGTTCCGACGGATTGACCGACCTGGTGCAACCCGACGAAATCGCCGGGATTGTGTCGACTCGAATGGCTGGCGACGCCACTCGCACGCTTATTGCGCTGGCGAACCGCCGTGGCGGGCACGATAACATCAGCGCGATTGTGGTACGCAACGCACCGCCGCCAAAAGGCGTCGCTCCCTTCGCCGGTCGGCGAGTGCTCATGGCAGTGGCAGCCCTGGGAGTGGCCGGGCTGCTCGGAGTGGCGCTACTGGCGCTTCCTTTGCTAAACGCTGCTCCAATCTTGCCTCAAGGATCATCGCAACAGTCCGGCACATCGTTCTCAACCCCGCTTTTCGGCAGTGGCAGTCACACGACCATCCCCGGCGGACTTCCGACGTCAACCCTCGGCGCGCTGCCAACACCGACCGACACGCCGGTACCGCCAACAGCAACCCGGCGCCCCCCTACCGCTCGCCCGACTGCACAACCGTCACCGGTCAGCAGCACTCCGGTTCTGTCAACGAGTGAGATTGTTGTTCCGACCAGCACGCCGACTCCTGACGACAGGACGATCATGCCAGACCTGATCCGCAAGCCGCTGCAGGAGGCGGAGAATATCCTCAAGACGCTGGGCGTGCAATACATCACCGAAGTCGTTCCGGGAAGCGACGATATTCCTCCCGGTCACATCGTCGCAACCGATCCACCGGCAGAAGCGAAGATCGTTCCGGGCAACCCCATAAAGATAAAAGTCAGGCAAAACCCGACGCCACCTCCGGCGAATAACCCGCCGCCACCGGTGAATAACCCGCCACCGGCGAATAACCCGCCACCGGCGAATAACCCGCCGCCACCGGCAAATGACCCGCTGCCGGCAACACCAACACCGCAGATGTCTGGTCCTGTTGTGCCAACTGCGCCACCGACACCGGAGCCGACCGCGACACCGTTACCAACGTCGACCTCTGAATCCGGCGGTTCCGGCGGTTCCGGCGGCTCCGGCGGCGGCTCCGGCGGCTCCGGCGGTGGCTCCGGCGGCTCCGGCGGCGGCTCCGGCGGCTCCGGCGGCGGCTCCGACGGCTCCGGCGGCGGTTCTGGCGGCTCCGGCGGCGGTTCTGGCGGCTCCGGCAGCGGTTCCGACGGCTCCGGCGGTGGTTCTGGCGGCTCCGGCGGCTCCGGTGGAACCAATCCTTGA